tcatatcgaggcaggggcaaccttgcctcttcatccatttttccagggggtggccaactactttgaggttgctccctttcaaataacaccAAATGGGTATAGAGTGCTTTCTGCTCTTTATATCCTGtacagtcataagaagtggcccgTCCCCAcgccacacgagatcaactatctgttcgatctcaTGTCCAACCTCAATCACAACAACacagggttcttccatttttaccaccaggaatctactcgcaccttcctgagtgagatcacccacaagtccaacgtgggaaagtacttccaggagtactttttaactccAGATCTGGTCGCCAAAAATCTGGCCTTCACTGAAAGAGGTCAATTCTTTATTTACTGGTCGTTTAATTTCCTTTAGCTTTTCTGCACATTCCTTAGAATTTTAGTATTCTTCAAGTCCATGGCACCGACCAACTCCTACTCTAGAGATGGAGAGCAGCACCTTTGGCCAACATGACCAacatagaaaaaagcatcaaagagctggtcacataGACCaatttaaggctggtcggccttttggcacctcaccaggatgtgagtgAGTCAACCGCAGGAAGTGCTACCGGCGGAGAAGTTCCCGAACAGCACcatgatgtgtcacaacccctgaGGAGGGGGACAATGGGAGTGACCATTAGGGAACCCTCCAACATCCCATGAGCAGTGCTGCCCCTACTCCACTAGGAAAGAGCAAACGGAAGGTTTCTGAACACCTCGAACCTATTCTTGAATCATCAAATGAGAACGATACTGacctctcactcttagatagttttcctattccctgtcatttatttgatggggacgacaactttaaatacaaaattcttcaagccagagagtgagtgtagcagtagtacagtaaatagtgtagcgactagtagttgtagctcgggtatcttacttataatttccttgaacttattttcttgatttagtaGATACCTCCATCCACATTATTTGACTGTTCCCTTCTATTTTGCAGCCATGTCAACTGAAGATCCATTCGACCTGTACAACGAACCCAAACCCGCTACTCCCTCGAGCAAGAAAAAGGGGAGCAGGCAGCATCGTGGAGAGAGTAACAACAACCCTCCACTGAAAAAGGTTCGAACTGTAGATCCTCCCATACCGGTTCCTTCCAAGGAGACAACACCTCCCCCAACTCCTATCGACCAGAAAATTCCACCAGCACCTGTCCACACGGCTCCTCCTTCACCTGCTGACCAGATGACTCCATCAGCACCTGTCAACACGCCTCCTCCTGTCGACAAGAGACCTCCTGATCAGACAGGAGAAGGTATGACTAACATTGTACTTAGttcagccaaagataggctgacTAGGCTATCAAGGCACTGACGAAGCCGAGAAGCCATCAACTGTACTGACTCCATGGAGGTCAAGCAGATCATCAGCCACGTGCTGAATGAAGTGCTCAGCGTGAGTGGCCATTTTCTGATGGACTTTACTCGTTTGTCTTGTCACTTTATTTTCATTAACAGCTTTATCTTTTCTTTGGTCGCAGGGAGTTTTAACCATGAGCGTCAGCCTACGCTGTTCGGGAGCCCAGACTGCTCAGTATGAGAAGAAGCTTGGCGAGCAACTTAAGGTGTCCGAGGAAAGACACACTGAGGAGCTCAGGGTGGCTGAGGCAAAATATAACGAGCAACTCAAGGCAGCCAAGGTGAAATACTCTGAGCAGCTTGAGGCAGCCGAGAAGAAAAACGCTGAGCTGCTCGAACAGAAGGCTAAACTGGTCGAAGAGCTGAGACAGCACCGGACTACTTTGCTTAAGCCATCGAGActaaagagaagtacaaggaggcttctTTGCTTAATTTCAAGGAAGCCTCTAAGCTTCAAGATGATTTGATCATCAACAGAAAGGAGACTGAGGGGCTGGAGGAGcgcatcaaagagctcgaggagaccaatgccagcaacttggagaggtataagggtgccaccttcaactgcttctacgcGTTCTAGAAGCATAACCGTGAGGCAGACTTTAGTTACTTCTCTAAACGCCTAAGGCAATCTTAAATAAACAGGTGCCTTGCTCACCTTGAAGAAGATGAGAGAGCGAAAGTCCCAGCCtcccccgaaatctccttggctacgGGCATTGATGGCATGGAAGAGGAAGTTGGGACCTCCGTCGACCAGCAAACACCTCAGGACCCTCCTGCTTcataatttttgttgtttttatttatCTTTGTAATTCAGGACAAATGGACCTTGGTTCGTAGTGTCGAgacaatttaaatttttattgctgcacgggcagcttttccttttatcaaacaattacatccaagcagtaactcctcgcggtgtaaaggatttctcttttgacattataatattttcagTTTATTATAGCATCTactcgcatgaccgaacttagcatagcactttggtttgatttaacaaaattttgaaaaatactttaagtaccgtagtatgctttcacttattttgctcgtgtgtttacatatacttattgatatgctttgcttactagataccttatatgccccccaagtgattaaggagctttaggtcctcggtcacttgtcttgaccaagacctgttcgaacattactgcttgtaA
This genomic interval from Humulus lupulus chromosome 8, drHumLupu1.1, whole genome shotgun sequence contains the following:
- the LOC133796205 gene encoding uncharacterized protein LOC133796205 translates to MSTEDPFDLYNEPKPATPSSKKKGSRQHRGESNNNPPLKKVRTVDPPIPVPSKETTPPPTPIDQKIPPAPVHTAPPSPADQMTPSAPVNTPPPVDKRPPDQTGEGMTNIGVLTMSVSLRCSGAQTAQYEKKLGEQLKVSEERHTEELRVAEAKYNEQLKAAKVKYSEQLEAAEKKNAELLEQKAKLVEELRQHRTTLLKPSRLKRSTRRLLCLISRKPLSFKMI